In Aphanothece sacrum FPU1, a single window of DNA contains:
- a CDS encoding XisH family protein — MPAKDTYHNAVKNALIKDGWTILRDPYTIKYEEIQLFADLLADRTLEIERNGQQIIVEIKSFISRSPMREFETALGQYIIYRTLLKAVLPQTKIYLGISRGIYQSFFQQKAISIVLEEIKILFIIVDLNKEEIIKWIN, encoded by the coding sequence ATGCCAGCAAAGGATACTTATCATAATGCGGTCAAAAATGCTTTAATTAAAGATGGTTGGACAATTCTTCGTGATCCTTATACAATTAAGTATGAAGAAATACAATTATTTGCTGACTTATTGGCCGATAGAACGTTAGAAATTGAGCGAAATGGACAACAAATTATTGTTGAGATTAAAAGTTTTATTAGTCGTTCACCAATGCGTGAATTTGAAACAGCATTAGGTCAATATATTATCTATCGTACTTTATTAAAAGCTGTTCTTCCCCAAACTAAAATTTATTTAGGTATTAGTCGAGGTATTTATCAATCATTTTTTCAACAAAAAGCAATTTCAATAGTGCTGGAAGAAATTAAAATACTATTCATTATTGTTGATTTGAATAAAGAGGAAATTATCAAATGGATAAACTAG
- a CDS encoding HigA family addiction module antitoxin, translated as MTNFNAPIHPGEILADELKEIGIESDQLALKIGISEDYINLIIRREGNMTAEVALRLGKFFNTGPNLWMNLQKAYDLEIARSKLGDSLEMITPLDT; from the coding sequence ATGACTAATTTTAATGCCCCAATTCATCCTGGTGAAATTTTGGCTGATGAACTTAAAGAAATTGGTATAGAATCTGATCAATTGGCTTTAAAAATTGGGATCTCAGAAGATTACATAAATCTAATTATTCGGAGGGAAGGTAATATGACTGCTGAAGTTGCGTTAAGGTTAGGAAAGTTTTTTAATACGGGGCCTAATCTTTGGATGAATTTACAAAAGGCTTATGATTTAGAAATTGCTAGAAGTAAGCTAGGGGATAGTCTTGAAATGATTACTCCTTTGGATACATAA
- a CDS encoding TolC family protein produces the protein MFALRYCVSVSVGILIVLANGVSITAQTVSNPEATQTTEEPQPSSGASLLSLENEPSVTGVKTEPNVTSQNQVLEPSSPNSVNVGDQGLSSETTLEKLPPNNLNPSGNPLLFPTKPDEVKPKVRQPITLEQAISLALQNNKELQEARLLLEELKAELGVARADLFPSLDIEASLDRIRNDRVFGGGTDVLGTLLPETTTAETFTNVQSRASLTYTIYSGGERAARIARAEREVRRQDLGVEISTERIRFEATDNYYRLQNDDAQVAIAQAAVEDTTQSLRDAQLLEQAGLGTRFDVLRAEGDLATANEGLTRAIAAQRTSRRRLAETLSVGQHVELTAADEIAESGTWKLTLDQTIVRAYKNRAELEQELIQGEIAEQDREIALAQIRPQVDFTAFYFARENFDDAVPVLTDWTFETRVRWRLFDGGRAFEGARRAERRQDQANVRFANQRNEIRFQVEEAYNNLIANKENIASTRKNVERFEEALRLARLRFQAGVGTQTDVINAQRDLTDARGRFLQAIIGYNQSLNSLQRAVSNLPDGRLFQKP, from the coding sequence ATGTTTGCTTTACGTTATTGTGTGAGTGTGAGTGTTGGTATATTAATTGTGTTAGCTAATGGGGTATCAATAACCGCCCAAACGGTGTCTAACCCTGAAGCAACTCAAACGACGGAAGAACCTCAGCCGAGTTCAGGGGCTTCCCTATTAAGCTTAGAAAATGAGCCATCTGTGACAGGAGTTAAGACAGAACCCAATGTTACCTCCCAAAACCAAGTTCTTGAGCCATCTTCTCCTAACTCAGTTAATGTAGGAGATCAGGGATTATCAAGTGAAACAACCTTAGAAAAATTACCCCCGAATAATCTCAACCCTAGTGGGAACCCCTTACTATTTCCCACCAAACCGGATGAAGTTAAACCAAAGGTGCGTCAACCAATAACCCTAGAACAAGCCATTAGTTTAGCATTACAAAATAATAAGGAATTACAAGAGGCACGACTGCTTTTAGAAGAATTAAAAGCAGAATTAGGGGTTGCTAGAGCAGATCTTTTCCCTAGTCTTGATATAGAAGCTAGTTTAGACCGTATTAGAAATGATCGGGTGTTCGGGGGTGGGACTGATGTGTTAGGAACTCTCTTACCTGAGACCACTACAGCAGAAACCTTTACCAATGTCCAAAGCAGGGCAAGTCTAACTTATACTATTTACAGTGGGGGTGAAAGGGCCGCTAGAATTGCCCGTGCTGAAAGGGAAGTGCGCCGCCAAGACTTAGGAGTCGAGATATCAACTGAACGAATTCGTTTTGAAGCAACAGATAATTATTACCGTTTACAAAATGACGATGCTCAAGTAGCGATCGCCCAAGCAGCAGTGGAAGATACCACTCAAAGTTTACGAGATGCTCAATTATTAGAACAAGCAGGGTTAGGGACAAGGTTTGATGTTTTACGAGCAGAAGGAGATTTAGCCACGGCCAATGAAGGTTTAACTAGAGCGATCGCTGCTCAACGGACATCTAGACGACGGTTAGCCGAAACCCTCAGCGTTGGACAACACGTGGAGTTGACGGCAGCCGATGAAATTGCAGAATCAGGAACTTGGAAATTGACCCTAGATCAAACCATTGTGCGGGCTTATAAAAATCGGGCTGAACTAGAACAAGAACTAATACAAGGAGAGATCGCCGAACAAGATCGAGAAATTGCCCTAGCACAGATTCGACCCCAAGTAGATTTTACTGCTTTCTATTTCGCGCGAGAGAACTTTGATGATGCAGTGCCTGTCTTAACTGACTGGACGTTTGAAACCCGTGTGCGGTGGCGGTTATTTGATGGGGGTAGAGCCTTTGAAGGTGCTAGACGGGCTGAACGTCGTCAGGATCAAGCTAATGTCCGCTTTGCTAACCAGCGTAACGAAATTCGCTTTCAGGTGGAAGAAGCTTATAATAACCTCATTGCGAATAAAGAAAATATTGCTAGTACCCGTAAGAACGTAGAACGGTTTGAAGAAGCTCTCAGACTTGCGCGACTGCGGTTTCAGGCAGGGGTAGGAACCCAAACCGATGTTATTAATGCCCAAAGGGATCTTACTGATGCGCGGGGTCGTTTTTTACAGGCTATTATTGGTTATAATCAATCCCTTAATTCCTTACAACGGGCGGTTAGTAATCTACCCGATGGCCGCTTGTTTCAAAAGCCTTAA
- the typA gene encoding translational GTPase TypA → MSLPIRNVAIIAHVDHGKTTLVDALLKQSGIFREGEEVPDCVMDSNALERERGITILSKNTAVHYKETLINIVDTPGHADFGGEVERVLGMVDGCLLIVDANEGPMPQTRFVLKKALEKGLRPIVVVNKIDRPNVDPHIAVDKVFDLFVELGADDDQCDFTTLFASGISGYAKDNLEDEPEDMKPLFEAVLHHVPPPAGDPTKPLQLQVTTLDYSEYLGRIIIGRIHNGVIKSGQQAALMKEDGSMVRGKISKLLGFEGLQRVEMAEASAGYIVAVAGFADANIGETITCPDEPQALPLIKVDEPTLQMTFSVNDSPFAGQEGKLVTSRQIRDRLMRELETNVALRVEETDSPDKFLVSGRGELHLGILIETMRREGYEFQVAQPQVIYREVNGQPYEPFEYLVLDVPEEAVGSSIERLGQRKGEMKDMQTGVNGRTQLEFVVPARGLLGFRGEFIRLSRGEGIMNHSFLEYRPISGEMATRFNGVMISFEEGTSTFYAMKNAEDRGVFFIIPGTKVYRGMIIGEHNRAQDIELNVCKTKQLTNHRASGGEELVQLQAPEDMSLERALEYIGSDELVEVTPVSIRLRKMPAKKLAKR, encoded by the coding sequence ATGTCTCTCCCCATTCGCAACGTCGCCATTATCGCCCACGTCGATCACGGTAAAACGACCCTGGTTGATGCCCTCCTCAAACAGTCTGGTATCTTCCGCGAAGGAGAAGAAGTTCCCGATTGCGTGATGGACTCCAATGCCCTCGAACGAGAACGGGGTATTACCATCCTCTCCAAAAATACCGCCGTTCACTACAAAGAAACTCTAATTAACATTGTAGACACCCCCGGACACGCAGACTTTGGGGGAGAAGTAGAACGAGTATTAGGAATGGTTGATGGCTGTCTCTTAATTGTAGATGCCAATGAAGGCCCCATGCCTCAAACCCGTTTTGTTCTCAAAAAAGCTTTAGAAAAAGGTTTACGTCCTATTGTAGTTGTTAATAAAATCGACCGTCCCAATGTAGACCCCCATATTGCCGTTGATAAAGTTTTTGATCTATTCGTCGAATTAGGGGCCGATGATGATCAATGTGATTTTACTACTTTATTTGCTTCCGGTATCTCAGGTTATGCCAAAGATAACCTAGAAGATGAACCCGAAGACATGAAGCCTTTATTTGAAGCGGTTTTACACCATGTTCCACCCCCGGCAGGCGACCCCACCAAACCCCTACAACTGCAAGTAACTACCCTAGACTATTCTGAATATTTAGGACGTATTATTATCGGTCGTATCCACAATGGAGTCATCAAATCTGGACAACAAGCTGCTTTAATGAAAGAAGATGGCAGCATGGTCAGAGGAAAGATTAGTAAATTATTAGGGTTTGAAGGACTGCAACGGGTAGAAATGGCCGAAGCAAGTGCAGGTTATATTGTAGCCGTGGCCGGGTTTGCTGATGCCAATATTGGGGAAACTATAACTTGTCCCGATGAACCCCAAGCTTTACCTTTAATCAAGGTAGACGAACCAACCCTACAGATGACATTTTCTGTTAATGACTCTCCTTTTGCGGGTCAAGAAGGAAAATTAGTCACTTCCCGACAAATACGCGATCGCTTGATGCGAGAGTTAGAAACTAACGTCGCATTACGGGTGGAAGAAACCGACTCCCCCGATAAATTTTTAGTCTCAGGACGGGGTGAACTCCATTTAGGAATTTTAATTGAAACCATGCGTCGAGAAGGGTATGAGTTCCAAGTGGCCCAACCCCAGGTTATTTATCGCGAAGTCAACGGACAACCTTATGAACCCTTTGAATATTTAGTCTTAGATGTCCCCGAAGAAGCAGTCGGTTCTTCTATCGAACGTTTAGGACAACGGAAAGGGGAAATGAAGGATATGCAAACAGGGGTTAATGGACGTACCCAGTTAGAGTTTGTGGTTCCTGCAAGGGGTTTATTAGGGTTTCGTGGGGAGTTTATTCGTCTGTCACGGGGCGAAGGTATTATGAACCATAGTTTCTTAGAATATCGTCCTATTTCGGGTGAGATGGCAACCCGTTTTAATGGGGTGATGATTTCTTTTGAGGAAGGAACCTCTACCTTTTATGCGATGAAAAACGCAGAAGATCGGGGAGTTTTCTTTATTATTCCGGGGACAAAAGTGTATCGCGGCATGATTATTGGTGAACATAACCGCGCTCAGGATATAGAATTAAATGTGTGCAAGACTAAGCAGTTAACAAACCATCGTGCTTCGGGTGGGGAGGAGTTAGTTCAACTACAAGCCCCCGAAGATATGAGTTTAGAACGGGCTTTAGAATATATTGGTTCTGATGAGTTAGTAGAAGTGACTCCAGTATCGATTCGTCTTCGGAAAATGCCAGCGAAAAAATTAGCAAAACGTTAA
- the psbM gene encoding photosystem II reaction center protein PsbM, whose product MQVNDLGFIATILFVLVPTVFLLILFIQTRKGTES is encoded by the coding sequence ATGCAAGTTAACGATCTTGGCTTTATCGCTACTATTCTATTTGTGCTAGTTCCTACTGTGTTTCTGTTGATTTTATTCATTCAAACCCGTAAAGGAACTGAATCTTAA
- a CDS encoding putative PEP-binding protein, which translates to MINLSWLPQIESSDRPWVGEKVWMLSQLKKLGYPVLPGFVISGQIFREFLESLDDSTSLLADFPTSSLHLDVDNPRALQLVAQQSRQAILNKSLPPTWQETLTQAISQINAPALIIRSSIAAPWPIRQELSGLAPSQVCWNHPQALELALKQAWAQMLSAKSLFYWQRLGKQIKELNLGILVQPLNNAIASGIVTLQTDSWEIQSTWGLGHSLLQGEVLPDMFKLDLFTGNISQKQLGNKNRAYRLKSPPDSPEISQTCLEAYILSTSNAEQYSLDESYLCQLFQLITDLSDEPFSWGSLEWMLLESTTPPNLPTLVINQLMLSSSLSNPSPAKVAPSPIKEQVLLTGLGAAPGRIQGLTQVITPDTPLEPSRLTGHIIVTQQIYPSELSLIKQAGGIITERGGMTSHAAILARELGVPVVVGVSGATQILKTGESVVLDGETGEIYRSLFPQKEVKVNKNLAQPKTSPRFNYPIGTKLMVNASQLSSLDLMMELPLDGVGLLRSELLFLDLCYPYCLEQWFEQTAPCEVIKQLAGGIREFAVSFAPRPVFYRSFDEKFSDSFNSNFEVDYRGTAGYCLDSTRFEQELQALAQVQREGYHNLNLILPFVRSVEEFRFCRNLVEKSQLFASDFFELWIMAEVPSIMFELSQYVEAGVQGIAIGTNDLAPLLLGINRDNPRLSDSSKSCPLALLNGLKFLIQQAKQLEIPSAICGQIMVQYPEIIQELVRSGITTISVEADAVERTYQAIARAEQRLLLELMR; encoded by the coding sequence GTGATTAACCTTTCTTGGCTTCCTCAGATTGAATCAAGTGATCGCCCTTGGGTGGGTGAAAAAGTGTGGATGCTTAGCCAACTCAAAAAGCTAGGCTATCCGGTTTTGCCTGGGTTTGTCATTAGTGGGCAAATCTTTAGAGAATTCCTGGAAAGTTTGGACGATTCTACCTCATTATTAGCGGATTTTCCCACATCTTCCCTTCATTTGGATGTAGATAATCCCCGTGCCTTACAACTGGTAGCCCAACAAAGTCGTCAAGCCATTCTTAACAAATCTTTACCCCCCACTTGGCAAGAAACCTTAACTCAAGCCATTAGCCAGATCAACGCCCCTGCTTTAATTATACGGAGTTCTATTGCCGCACCTTGGCCCATCAGACAGGAATTATCAGGGTTAGCCCCCTCCCAAGTGTGTTGGAACCATCCCCAAGCCCTAGAATTGGCCTTAAAACAGGCTTGGGCCCAGATGTTGAGTGCTAAGAGTCTATTTTACTGGCAACGATTGGGCAAACAAATTAAGGAATTAAACTTAGGTATTTTAGTCCAACCCTTAAATAATGCGATCGCATCAGGTATCGTCACCCTTCAGACTGATAGTTGGGAAATACAGTCCACTTGGGGTTTAGGCCATAGTTTATTACAAGGGGAAGTCTTACCCGATATGTTTAAACTAGACCTGTTTACTGGAAATATCAGCCAAAAACAACTAGGGAATAAAAACCGCGCTTATCGTTTAAAATCTCCCCCAGACTCCCCAGAAATCTCTCAAACTTGTTTAGAAGCCTATATACTAAGTACGAGCAACGCCGAACAATATTCTCTAGATGAGTCTTATCTGTGTCAACTGTTTCAACTGATCACCGATCTAAGTGATGAACCGTTTTCTTGGGGTTCCTTAGAGTGGATGTTATTAGAATCAACTACTCCTCCTAATCTTCCCACTTTGGTGATTAATCAATTAATGCTTTCATCCTCATTATCTAATCCTTCTCCTGCTAAAGTTGCTCCATCACCGATCAAGGAACAAGTGTTACTGACAGGTTTAGGGGCCGCACCCGGTCGTATTCAAGGGTTAACTCAGGTGATCACTCCAGATACTCCTCTTGAACCCTCTCGACTGACAGGTCATATTATAGTTACTCAACAGATTTATCCTTCTGAGCTATCTTTGATTAAACAAGCTGGGGGAATTATTACCGAAAGAGGAGGAATGACGAGTCATGCAGCCATTTTAGCTAGGGAATTAGGGGTTCCTGTGGTGGTTGGGGTATCAGGAGCAACTCAAATCCTAAAAACGGGAGAATCAGTAGTTTTAGATGGGGAAACAGGAGAAATTTATCGTTCTTTGTTCCCTCAAAAAGAAGTGAAAGTTAATAAAAATTTAGCTCAACCTAAAACATCACCTCGATTTAATTATCCCATTGGCACAAAATTGATGGTCAATGCCAGTCAATTAAGTTCTTTAGATTTAATGATGGAGTTACCCTTGGATGGGGTGGGTTTACTCCGCTCAGAATTGTTGTTTTTAGACCTGTGTTACCCTTATTGTTTAGAACAATGGTTCGAGCAAACCGCTCCTTGTGAGGTGATTAAACAACTAGCAGGAGGTATTCGGGAATTTGCGGTCAGTTTTGCTCCTCGTCCTGTATTTTATCGTTCTTTTGATGAAAAATTCTCGGATTCATTTAACTCTAATTTTGAGGTGGATTATCGGGGAACGGCGGGTTATTGCTTAGATTCAACTCGTTTTGAGCAAGAATTACAAGCTTTAGCCCAAGTGCAACGAGAAGGCTACCATAATCTTAATTTAATTTTGCCTTTTGTGCGTTCTGTTGAAGAATTTCGCTTTTGTCGTAATTTAGTCGAAAAATCTCAATTGTTTGCCTCAGATTTCTTTGAATTGTGGATTATGGCAGAGGTTCCTTCTATTATGTTTGAACTTTCTCAATATGTTGAAGCGGGGGTTCAAGGAATTGCGATCGGCACTAATGATTTAGCTCCGTTACTATTAGGAATTAATCGAGATAATCCTCGTTTAAGTGATAGTTCAAAATCCTGTCCTCTGGCTTTATTAAATGGATTAAAATTTTTAATTCAACAGGCTAAACAATTAGAAATTCCTAGTGCTATTTGTGGTCAAATCATGGTTCAATATCCTGAAATTATTCAAGAATTAGTGCGTTCAGGAATTACAACTATTTCTGTGGAAGCTGACGCAGTAGAAAGAACTTATCAAGCGATCGCTCGTGCTGAACAACGGTTATTATTAGAATTAATGAGATGA
- a CDS encoding ISH3 family transposase has product MTDLNPRILLTESETLEETIDCLRQNIPLETQGAFNASDLYQILVRAASNCDSIENTTKSLKKSPCGKNIRYHLDKFNDFEELETNINSALKSRKLPGIAQKKLKLAIDLNLIPYYGNPTPEEMPYIYRSQAKCGTCSFYAYATLYVIKKGKRLTLAIRGIRQRDTNVAIITYLLASVSSLKIEIKTLYLDRGFFSIAVIRWLKALRIPFMMPAIKTGKTGGIKQFLQGRKSYKTTYTMEKNKEDFVTLDLWIICKYKKGKRKKHGIEYFVYVVYQPKIRLDYIHTDYRRRFGIESSYRIKNICRIKTINKKPVIRLLFIGISFLLVNIWVNLLWKKVSLPNRGG; this is encoded by the coding sequence TTGACTGACTTAAATCCCCGAATTCTTCTAACAGAATCAGAAACATTAGAAGAAACTATTGATTGTTTAAGACAAAATATACCCCTGGAAACACAGGGAGCATTTAACGCCTCGGATCTGTATCAAATTTTAGTCAGAGCAGCCAGTAATTGTGATAGTATTGAAAATACAACTAAAAGTTTAAAAAAGTCTCCCTGTGGTAAAAATATTAGATATCACCTCGATAAATTCAATGATTTTGAAGAATTAGAAACAAACATTAATTCAGCTTTAAAAAGTAGAAAATTACCTGGCATTGCCCAGAAAAAACTTAAATTAGCAATTGACTTAAATTTAATTCCTTATTATGGCAATCCTACACCAGAAGAAATGCCTTATATTTATCGAAGTCAAGCGAAATGTGGAACTTGTTCCTTTTATGCTTATGCCACTTTATATGTTATCAAAAAAGGGAAAAGACTTACTTTAGCTATCAGAGGTATTCGTCAGCGAGATACGAATGTCGCCATTATTACCTATTTATTAGCTTCTGTATCTTCTCTAAAAATAGAGATAAAAACTCTTTATTTAGATCGAGGTTTTTTCAGTATTGCTGTAATTCGTTGGTTAAAAGCATTAAGAATTCCTTTCATGATGCCAGCAATTAAAACCGGAAAAACGGGAGGTATTAAACAATTTCTTCAAGGTAGAAAGAGTTATAAAACGACTTATACTATGGAAAAAAATAAAGAAGATTTTGTCACTCTTGATTTGTGGATAATCTGTAAGTACAAAAAGGGGAAAAGAAAAAAACATGGAATTGAATATTTTGTCTATGTTGTTTACCAACCAAAAATTCGTTTAGATTATATTCATACCGATTATCGCCGACGTTTTGGCATTGAGAGTAGTTATAGAATCAAAAATATTTGTCGTATTAAAACTATTAATAAAAAACCAGTAATTCGCTTATTATTTATCGGGATCTCTTTTCTTCTTGTTAATATTTGGGTTAATTTGCTCTGGAAAAAAGTTAGTTTACCGAACCGAGGGGGATGA
- a CDS encoding DUF952 domain-containing protein, which translates to MLIFHITTSESWKIAQNMSEYKTESLDIEGFIHASTITQVIKVANAFYHSYNSLIVLSINPDKLLTDVRWESPIHRDTQGSLIVNSEETFPHIYGVINLDAVVEILPLIKNNQGVWEYES; encoded by the coding sequence ATGTTAATTTTTCATATTACTACTTCTGAATCTTGGAAAATAGCCCAAAATATGAGCGAATATAAGACTGAATCTCTTGACATCGAAGGGTTTATTCATGCTTCTACTATTACTCAAGTTATTAAGGTGGCGAATGCTTTTTATCACTCTTATAATTCGTTAATTGTCTTGAGTATTAATCCTGATAAACTATTAACTGATGTTAGATGGGAATCTCCAATTCATCGTGATACACAAGGCTCTTTAATTGTCAATAGTGAAGAAACATTTCCTCATATTTATGGAGTCATTAATCTAGATGCAGTTGTTGAGATATTACCTTTAATTAAAAATAATCAAGGTGTATGGGAATATGAATCATGA
- a CDS encoding type II toxin-antitoxin system HicB family antitoxin has product MKKVIQRIGILLTSFCLIFFLFRKSANYWVSLCLENGLVGQGQTPEQAIDKLKKAIESFLEAYQNEDNIYDSPIRIDELHEFLTIEDTESSQTYELRKVYA; this is encoded by the coding sequence ATGAAAAAAGTAATTCAACGTATTGGCATATTATTGACATCATTCTGTCTAATATTTTTCCTGTTTAGAAAAAGCGCAAACTATTGGGTTTCATTATGTCTCGAAAATGGATTAGTAGGACAAGGACAAACCCCAGAACAAGCTATTGATAAACTTAAAAAAGCCATTGAATCTTTCTTAGAGGCCTATCAAAATGAAGATAATATTTATGACAGTCCCATTCGTATTGATGAACTTCATGAATTCTTAACGATTGAAGACACTGAGTCTTCTCAAACTTACGAACTTAGAAAAGTTTATGCCTAA
- a CDS encoding M23 family metallopeptidase, protein MGCLLWVLSSNLPVSSNDLISESGISNSVNLKSYGRETPKKLAGYIWPTTGVITSGFGVRWGNNMHTGIDIAGPMGTPIVAAASGVVAFVGWSPEGLGNLVVLRHPDGSVTRYGHNSQVLVRRGQTVEQGEQIALMGSTGYSTGPHLHFEVSPQGTVAVNPMGFLPGYLEANGMKRVAPDSKILESDGDGEE, encoded by the coding sequence ATGGGTTGCCTTCTGTGGGTACTTTCAAGCAATTTACCAGTTAGTTCTAATGACCTAATCTCAGAATCAGGTATATCTAATTCAGTTAACCTGAAAAGTTATGGACGGGAAACCCCTAAAAAATTAGCGGGTTATATCTGGCCGACTACGGGAGTCATTACTTCTGGTTTTGGGGTACGCTGGGGTAATAATATGCACACAGGAATTGATATTGCTGGCCCTATGGGAACTCCTATTGTCGCTGCTGCTTCGGGGGTAGTCGCATTTGTAGGATGGAGTCCCGAAGGTTTGGGTAATTTAGTCGTTTTGCGACATCCAGACGGCAGTGTCACCCGTTATGGACATAATAGTCAAGTTCTAGTACGTCGCGGACAAACTGTAGAACAGGGTGAACAAATTGCTCTCATGGGTAGTACCGGATACAGTACCGGCCCTCATTTACATTTTGAAGTTTCTCCCCAAGGAACAGTAGCGGTTAATCCTATGGGTTTTTTACCTGGATATTTAGAAGCAAATGGCATGAAACGGGTTGCTCCTGATAGTAAAATTCTAGAAAGCGACGGCGATGGTGAAGAATAA
- a CDS encoding element excision factor XisH family protein, whose amino-acid sequence MAKDIFHNAVKNALIKDGWKITHDPYRLRYGIADIYIDLAAEEAIAAEKGSSGLTMLN is encoded by the coding sequence ATGGCTAAAGATATTTTTCACAATGCTGTTAAAAATGCGTTGATAAAAGACGGTTGGAAGATCACCCATGATCCCTATCGTTTGCGTTATGGTATTGCTGATATTTATATTGATCTTGCTGCTGAAGAAGCGATCGCTGCTGAAAAAGGTTCTAGCGGACTTACTATGCTAAACTAA
- a CDS encoding DUF6888 family protein, protein MYYIICVTIEAVIINPSNEQAQACLQVCQWLSNCYKDIHLFRFDTVTGDVYILAGDELEILVPSDGLWYFL, encoded by the coding sequence TTGTATTATATTATCTGTGTCACAATTGAGGCAGTAATCATTAACCCAAGCAACGAACAAGCTCAAGCCTGTCTGCAAGTCTGCCAGTGGTTGTCTAACTGCTATAAAGATATCCACCTATTCCGTTTTGATACCGTGACAGGAGATGTTTATATTCTTGCAGGCGATGAATTAGAAATTCTTGTTCCTTCTGATGGACTCTGGTATTTCCTATGA
- a CDS encoding XisI protein: protein MDKLEKYRNLIKKILTEYENLASQTPNPSGVDSILAFDEKREQYLWFQTGWHDDKKIRGITIYIRIKNEKIYIEEDWTEEGIATELLREGVPKEDIVLAFHDPETRKLTEFAIA from the coding sequence ATGGATAAACTAGAAAAGTATCGTAATTTAATTAAAAAAATTCTCACTGAATATGAAAACTTAGCATCACAAACCCCTAACCCTTCTGGTGTTGATAGTATTTTAGCCTTTGATGAAAAAAGAGAACAATATCTTTGGTTTCAAACAGGTTGGCATGATGATAAAAAGATTAGAGGTATTACTATTTATATCCGTATTAAAAATGAGAAAATTTATATAGAGGAAGATTGGACAGAGGAAGGTATTGCTACTGAGTTATTAAGGGAAGGTGTACCCAAAGAGGATATTGTTTTAGCCTTTCATGATCCTGAAACCCGTAAATTAACTGAGTTTGCTATTGCTTAA
- a CDS encoding DUF6887 family protein, translating to MKPNFEEMTNAQLRTYALEHRAEEDLEALRLLFSRLKSDSQAIKFDLPKTQEEEQEQFELFKRLVEKKKT from the coding sequence ATGAAACCAAATTTTGAAGAAATGACTAACGCTCAATTGAGAACTTATGCTCTCGAACATCGTGCAGAAGAGGATCTTGAAGCTTTACGTCTGTTGTTTAGTCGTCTCAAATCAGACTCACAAGCTATCAAATTTGATTTGCCTAAAACACAAGAAGAAGAACAAGAACAATTTGAATTATTTAAACGATTAGTCGAGAAGAAAAAAACTTAA
- a CDS encoding 2Fe-2S iron-sulfur cluster-binding protein, with amino-acid sequence MTINFVKENKEAVVAQGANLRQKALENKIDIYTLKGKLTNCGGNGQCATCLVEIVEGMENLSPRTDFEQRVLKKKPDSYRLACQTLVNGPVKVKTKP; translated from the coding sequence ATGACCATTAATTTTGTTAAAGAAAATAAAGAAGCTGTAGTGGCGCAAGGGGCGAACCTTAGACAAAAAGCCCTAGAGAATAAAATAGACATCTACACCCTTAAAGGCAAACTGACCAATTGTGGGGGTAATGGACAATGTGCCACTTGTCTTGTAGAAATTGTAGAAGGGATGGAAAATTTATCTCCCCGTACGGATTTTGAGCAGCGTGTCCTCAAGAAAAAGCCTGATAGTTACCGTTTGGCCTGTCAAACCCTGGTCAATGGGCCGGTGAAGGTCAAAACTAAACCCTAA